The Candidatus Synechococcus calcipolaris G9 nucleotide sequence AACTCACACATGACGTAGACCTCTAGGCCATTTTCGCCCCGTTTCAGACCGTGCTTGGCCATCTCCTCTAGGACGCGGCGACCTTCATTGGGGGTACGGCAGAAGGGAATCATCAAGATTACATTGGTTAAGCCCATTTCATCCCGTACTTTTTTCATAGACTGGCACTCTAGAGCAAACCCTTCGGCATACTTCGGATCGTAGTAGCGAGAGGCACCCCGCCAGCCAATCATTGGGTTTTCTTCATGGGGTTCAAACTGTTTCCCGCCGAGAAGGTTGGCATACTCATTGCTCTTGAAGTCAGACACCCGCACCACCACGGGTTTGGGATAAAAGGCGGCGGCGATCGCCCCAATGCCTTGGGCTAGTTTATCCACAAAGAAGGCGGCTTTATCAGAATATTGGGCAGTGAGTTCAGCAATTTTGAATTTGGCCCATTCATCTTCAAGGTCATCGAAGTGAAGCAGAGCTAAGGGGTGGGCCTGAATATGATTAGCAATAATAAATTCAAGCCGGGCCAAGCCCACACCATCATTAGGAATCGCCGATAAGCTAAAGGCCTCTTCCGGATTACCCACATTCATCAAGATTTGGGTGCGGGTACGGGGTAAATCGTGGAGCGGCACTTCATCGACGTGAAAAGGTAGCAATCCACCGTAGATACGCCCTTCTTCCCCTTCGGCACAGGAAACCGTCACCTCCTGACCCGTTTTAATCTGTTGAGTTGCATTGTTAGAGCCGACGATCGCCGGAATGCCCATTTCCCGCGCAATAATCGCAGCGTGACAATTACAAGCGAGGACTGGGGTGTATTTCTCAGTGAACACAACATAATTGTGATGATCGGCAACTGTAATGTTAAAAACTTCAGCCGGTTGTAAATCCTCAACTTGAATCACCCGCTGCATCCGAATATCGCCTTGCCGCAGAGACTCAAACTCATTCATTTCTTCTAGGAGTTGTTCTGAAATTAAATAATTCTGATCTCGACGCAATTTCACTTGACCTACAGCCGTTTCATCAAACAACTGACGGGCAGAAAAAAAGCGAGTTTGAATTGTGCGGGCGGTCACTTCCCCCTTGACCCGTTGTGTATAGCTCAGGATTTCTGGCAGATTTTCAACAATCTGGATGTTATAGATATTGCGATTGCGCGTAACTTGGGGAATGGTATTGATCTTCATACAGGCCACGATGATCGCTTGTAAGAGATTCTCCTCAGAAACATAGATATTGATCCGATTGTTGGCATAACACCCATCACCGTCAATCACGCCCGCCAAAAATTGATGAGCAACCTCTGGAGAACCTTTGAGTAGAAGTGAGACGATGTTTTCTTCGAGTTCTTTCACCTGATACGCGATGGATTTGGAATAAAGGCGATAAGCTGTGGCCTGGCCAGTGACTGTTTCCCCCCGAATCACTCCGGTAGATGCTTTTTTCTCATAGGGTGTGAAAGACTTACCGAAAAGTTTCACCGCTTTAGCCTGCATTGTGGCAATGAAAGCAGCTTTTTCAGGAACATCTTTTTGGATGAATTGCACTTCTCCGTGAGTCCGAGCGTTATAGATAGAACCATCCGTAATGATGCCCCCCAGGAAATAGGCTAAATCAGCAGCTTCTTCAGACTGTTTAACTAACTGGGGTATCTTTTGAGCGACGACAACCATTTCATTCTGGGCCAGCATTTCTTGGATTTCGGTTTTGACAAACTGACCATTGCGGAGGTTGATCATTTTGTGGTCTGGAGTTAAATGCAAGGTGTTGTGGGTCATTTTGCCTGTTTGAGAGATACTGACCCCGATCACATGGCTTAGCCGTTTCATGGTGTCAACAATCGGTTTCCATTCAATCTCTTGGGTTTGCAGATTAAACGAGAGGGTTAACAGTCCTTCACTGCCACGGCCATACACTTCGCTGAGGGTCATAAACCCTTGATTGGTTAAAATCTTGGTATCACCTGTAAAGCAAGTCCGCCCCCCCTGATCGGTGACGATCGCCCCCGCTTTTTTCATAATCGGTTCCCAGTCAGGATCCGTTCGCCGCGTCACTAGCACTTCACCCGCTTGGAACTGATCAATCTTGTCCACATCTAAAATGACCCGTGCTTTGCCCTGGCCAATCATTTCACCCACGGCCCGACCTTTGGCTAAAACGTGACCGGATGCATCTAGGTGATAGCTGCGTAAAATATTTCCAGCTTTTTGGGACTGCACTGTTTCCGGTCGAGCCTGAACAATAAATAATTCACCCGTGATCCCATCCTTGGCCCACTCAATATCCATGGGGGTATAGCTGCCGCGAATCGTTGAGTAATGATCTTCAATGGCACAGGCCCAGCGGCCCAAGGTGAGAATTTCGTCATCGGTGAGGGCAAACTGCTCCCGTAGCTCTTGGGGCACGGATTCATTTCGGGTCAGTTTAGACCCCCCCAAGTCATAGACCATCTTAATTTCTTTAGTGCCGACGGATTTTTTCAGAATAGGCTTAAATCCCGCTTTCAACGTGGGCTTAAAGACCAAGTATTCATCGGGGTTGACCGCCCCCTGCACTACGTTTTCCCCCAATCCATAGGCGGCAGTGATCAGGGCCGTATCCTTAAATCCGGTCTCCGTATCAATGGAAAACATCACCCCAGAGCAGGCCAGGTCAGAGCGCACCATTTTTTGCACCCCCACGGACAGGGCCACATCAAAGTGATCAAACCCCTTAATTTGGCGATAGGAAATGGCGCGATCGGTAAAAAGGGAGGCAAAACAGCGGTGGCAGGCTTCTAAAACACCTTTGAGACCGTGGACATTTAAGTAGGTTTCCTGTTGACCGGCAAAACTCGCATCGGGTAAATCTTCGGCCGTGGCACTGGAGCGTACCGCTACATCGGTGTCGGGGCCGTAGCGATCGCACATTTTGCCATAGGCCACGGCGATCGCCTGATTGAGATTCTCGGGAAAAGGAGTTTGTAAAATGAGGGTACGAATTTTCTTGCCGATCCTGTGAAGTTCGGATACATCGTCCACATCTAGGCCGGTAAGGGTATCCCGCAACTGTTGATCAATGCCACCCTCATGGATAAAACAGCGGAAGGCCTGGGCCGTTGTTGCAAAACCATCGGGCACATTGATCCCCTTAGGAGTCAGTTGTTGGAGCATTTCCCCCAGGGAGGCATTTTTACCCCCCACCAAGGGTAAGTCACCCATACCCACGGCATTTAATTCAAGGACAAGGGCCCGATCAGGATGAAGTTCGGGGACAGAAAGAGGATCCATAAGGTCTGGCATAGTTGTTGTCTCCAAAATGATTAGACATCTTTGCTCGAAATTTCAATAACACCTGCGATTAACTTCCAGCACGGATATTCTCCATCCCAATCAGGAGGGCCCCAAGGCATACCGAGGCTTACCGTGACGAAACAGATGTCTTTAGGCTGGTATCCTGTTTTCAGTTTCTCAACGAACACTGGATCGGTAATCTTTGCTCCTGCTAAACACCGACCGTTGGAAGCTTCGATCGTACCTCGCCACTCAATATTTCCTTTTGAACTGGTTCTTTTTTCTACAGAAAAATTTACAACTTCCACCAGTTGAAGTGTGCGACGTTGCGGAAATGGAAGTTTTTTTAAATAGGAAGGATAAACGTACTTTGATGAATTGTGTAGTATATGTTTAGAACTGCTACAGTACCTTAACAAATCCGTTGGTTGTGCTTGACCTAAATACTGCCATTGACCGTCTAAAATTGAACGGTTTTCACATTCAAAGCCAAAATCATTTCCAGTTTCAGCAAGTGGAACCTGCAAAATATCAAGTAACTTCGGCTCTTGCCCTTCGACAATTCGTACAGATATTGGAACCCGACCATCTTCAGGATACAAACGATCACAAACGGGACGAATCCATTTGCCCGTATCAAGATCAATACCAGCAATGCAACGCTCTTCTAACTTCCATGAGTTGGCGAGGCAAACTATCCTTTTCAAAGATGGCATATGCTAACATTTCCCCATTTATTATTTAAATATTCAGCAACTAAACGACGATGACAGTGATGAGGTTTGGCCTCACTACATAGCAAACAGGCACCATCAGCCAAAT carries:
- a CDS encoding dual OB domain-containing protein, translated to MPSLKRIVCLANSWKLEERCIAGIDLDTGKWIRPVCDRLYPEDGRVPISVRIVEGQEPKLLDILQVPLAETGNDFGFECENRSILDGQWQYLGQAQPTDLLRYCSSSKHILHNSSKYVYPSYLKKLPFPQRRTLQLVEVVNFSVEKRTSSKGNIEWRGTIEASNGRCLAGAKITDPVFVEKLKTGYQPKDICFVTVSLGMPWGPPDWDGEYPCWKLIAGVIEISSKDV